TAGAATCGTTACAAAAATTGACTTTTTCGTTTTAGCCATAATAAGCTCAAATGCCCCATTGGTCTGATACAAGATTAAAAAATTAATATCTTTTTCTACTCGATACAAACTACAACCCCTGATCTTTCAAACAAAAACAAAACCTTATGCATTATTCACAAACATCTTAAAAAATATTGATGCCACACAAAAAAACGCCAGAATCAATCCATTGACCTTACAAGGCGTACGTTCTCAAAATTAATTTCTTTTGTAATTCGAAATACCCCCCCATTATAAAATGAGATAATCCAAGCTGCCGTTTCATCATTAAAATCAGTTGTAGACGACCAGTAACCATCGCTACCAAGATCGACAGGTGTCTTTGGAAACACATCTCTATCAATTACAGAAAAATGAGACTCACCTATGCACCCCCCCTCGCTTAACCCCGCTTCTAATTCTCGCGCATAAAATTTATCATCAACAAATGCCATACGTATTCCTGAACTACAATATACAAGGGAACTTAACTCCTCAATGGAAGGCAAACGCCAGCCTTTTTTTTCTGCCATAGACATTGCTGCGTACCAATTGATTTTTTCTGCTTCTCCAGCACAGGTTTCTCCATCCCAGATCTGTCCAATACTACACCGCATCCATTCCAAGCCTGTATTAAGATCGATAACAGTACCGTCACTATTTATTTGATATTTTTTAGGCTCCTGCTTAATATATATTTTTTCTACCCTGTCACAGCCACAGATAAAAAAAATACATATACAGATCCATACTCTCATAGATACACTCTCCCTTTTTTGCTACGGCAAGGTTTCTTCACAGCATTCTTCTCGAATATTAGTTACCCTGCCACGATCACTGAATAATGCGTCAACCCCAAAATCC
The window above is part of the Desulfobotulus pelophilus genome. Proteins encoded here:
- a CDS encoding DUF1566 domain-containing protein, translating into MRVWICICIFFICGCDRVEKIYIKQEPKKYQINSDGTVIDLNTGLEWMRCSIGQIWDGETCAGEAEKINWYAAMSMAEKKGWRLPSIEELSSLVYCSSGIRMAFVDDKFYARELEAGLSEGGCIGESHFSVIDRDVFPKTPVDLGSDGYWSSTTDFNDETAAWIISFYNGGVFRITKEINFENVRLVRSMD